A stretch of Malus sylvestris chromosome 11, drMalSylv7.2, whole genome shotgun sequence DNA encodes these proteins:
- the LOC126591159 gene encoding scarecrow-like protein 30, whose product MDTLFERSSSPMQNFQFGSTQFQVNHEPTNPLFLPTTPEHPTDSGCSNPGSDGDSFDMSDCNHSVIKYISDILLEEDLEDQPCMLQNCLALQAAEKSFYDVLNPKDPPSPDQPPLPVYQSFEHSDDDSSQSYSSNDSVAAKTDSVFDSSETLLVSNSTSGNFGGVGEAGNLVPNLKHGIIDLERYQLVPPGDNTLRRNSAPEPENDGYISANRLKGKKNHQREDGDYEDGGRSNKQSAALGDDTEPQEMFDRVLLCHVNHTHGSCIRDKPLSSEGSEKLQPNKQSKGSKTTRLKKQNNYREVVDISTLLTQCAQATASYDQRSASELLKQIRKHSSPYGDATERLAHYFADGLEARLVGARTPSYSPLLSIQIPAAEILKAHQMYVNYCPFKHMLHFFSNRTIIKLAEKATRLHIVDFGISYGFQWPCLIQRLSERNGGPPSIRLTAIELPQPGFRPTERVDETGRRLKKYAARFNVQFEYRVFAQKWETIQLEDLKIDRNELTVVNCMHRLKHIPDETVVVSSPRDLVLKLIRRINPDLFIHGVVNGTYNSPFFVTRFKEALYHFSAMFDMFEATIPREDEQRMMFEKAIYGKDIMNVVACEGLERVERPETYKQWQVRYHRAGFKQVPLDQELLKRVKIMLKAMHYHDDFLVDEDGEWMLQGWKGKTIFGLAFWKPA is encoded by the coding sequence ATGGATACCCTTTTTGAAAGATCATCAAGTCCCATGCAGAACTTCCAATTTGGTTCTACTCAATTCCAAGTGAATCATGAACCCACCAATCCACTTTTCCTTCCAACAACCCCTGAGCATCCAACTGATTCCGGGTGTTCGAACCCGGGATCAGATGGAGATTCTTTTGACATGAGTGACTGTAATCATTCGGTGATCAAGTACATAAGTGATATTCTTCTGGAAGAAGATTTGGAGGATCAGCCTTGCATGTTGCAGAACTGTTTGGCCCTCCAAGCTGCTGAGAAATCTTTCTATGATGTCCTTAATCCGAAGGATCCTCCTTCGCCTGACCAACCGCCTCTTCCGGTGTACCAAAGCTTTGAGCACTCAGATGATGATTCCTCACAGAGTTATAGCAGTAATGATTCTGTGGCTGCTAAGACAGACTCGGTTTTCGATTCTTCAGAAACCCTTTTGGTTTCAAACTCAACTTCTGGGAATTTTGGAGGAGTTGGGGAGGCAGGAAATCTCGTTCCAAACCTGAAACATGGAATTATTGACTTGGAGAGGTACCAATTAGTTCCCCCGGGCGATAACACACTGAGGAGGAATTCCGCACCGGAGCCAGAGAATGATGGCTACATCTCAGCAAACAGATTGAAGGGAAAGAAGAATCATCAAAGGGAGGATGGTGATTATGAAGATGGAGGGAGAAGCAACAAGCAGTCAGCTGCTTTAGGCGACGACACTGAGCCACAAGAAATGTTTGATAGGGTATTACTCTGTCATGTGAATCATACGCATGGGTCTTGTATTCGTGACAAACCTTTGAGCAGTGAGGGAAGTGAGAAGTTGCAGCCTAACAAGCAGTCAAAAGGGTCTAAAACAACACGCTTGAAGAAACAGAATAACTACCGGGAAGTTGTGGATATTAGCACCCTGCTAACTCAATGTGCACAGGCCACGGCAAGCTATGACCAACGAAGTGCGAGTGAACTACTGAAGCAGATAAGGAAGCACTCTTCCCCCTATGGTGATGCAACCGAGAGATTAGCTCATTACTTTGCTGATGGCCTAGAGGCGCGCTTGGTGGGAGCCAGAACCCCATCGTATTCACCTCTTCTGAGTATACAGATACCAGCCGCTGAAATCTTAAAAGCCCACCAGATGTATGTTAATTATTGCCCTTTCAAGCATATGTTACACTTCTTTTCCAACAGGACAATTATTAAACTAGCTGAAAAAGCAACAAGGCTTCACATTGTTGATTTCGGTATTTCGTATGGTTTCCAATGGCCTTGCCTTATCCAACGCCTCTCGGAGAGAAATGGTGGACCTCCTAGCATACGTTTGACAGCAATTGAGCTTCCCCAACCTGGTTTTCGACCTACAGAAAGAGTTGACGAGACGGGGCGTCGCTTGAAAAAATATGCTGCAAGATTTAATGTCCAGTTTGAGTACAGGGTCTTCGCACAGAAATGGGAGACCATCCAACTTGAGGATCTTAAAATTGACAGAAATGAGCTAACTGTGGTTAACTGCATGCATCGGTTAAAGCACATACCTGATGAAACCGTGGTGGTGAGCAGTCCGAGGGACCTTGTCCTAAAGTTGATCAGAAGAATTAATCCGGACCTTTTCATTCACGGAGTTGTCAACGGGACATACAATTCACCCTTCTTTGTCACACGGTTCAAAGAGGCACTCTACCACTTCTCTGCAATGTTTGATATGTTTGAGGCCACTATTCCTCGCGAAGATGAGCAGCGGATGATGTTTGAAAAGGCAATATatggtaaagacataatgaATGTCGTCGCGTGTGAAGGACTGGAACGAGTTGAAAGGCCTGAGACATACAAGCAGTGGCAGGTTAGATATCATCGGGCTGGGTTCAAGCAGGTGCCGTTAGACCAGGAGCTCTTGAAAAGAGTGAAGATTATGCTGAAGGCAATGCATTATCATGATGATTTTCTAGTAGATGAAGATGGCGAGTGGATGCTTCAGGGATGGAAAGGCAAAACCATCTTCGGTCTTGCTTTCTGGAAACCTGCTTAG